Part of the Serinus canaria isolate serCan28SL12 chromosome 1, serCan2020, whole genome shotgun sequence genome is shown below.
TTCATGCCCAGGCCTGACCCAAAGACATTCAGCCAGCTACAGAAAAACCTTTGGAAGCAGGTACAGCTGGTTGCCCCagttcctctgctgcttctaCTACAATGCTGGTAGAAGAAATAACACGATATTTTACAAAAAGCCACATACTCTCCTTTTATCCCTTGCCCTGGCAGGCCCAGCAGGTCTCCCTCACAGCCTTCAGTAGTGCTCTGACtcactcacagccctgccctgtgagTGAGTCAGAGCACCACtgagggctgctctgccctcaccaCACAGTCCAGGCAGGGCTCCCCTGCCTGTTTTGACTGCCAAGGGGTGAGTACAGTTAGGGCTACATGAGTACTTATGTAATTGATGGCCATCTAGGAAGACCTTGAGGACTTGCTAAAGCCATTGTGATTTCATcttaaaataactgattttgcttttctttgttctaAGCTAGTTTGATGTCTTATGGGACTTATACTTGCACAAAGGCACAGCTGTGGGCAAAAAGGAAGAGGAACAATTACAAcaataaaagtataaaaaagcTCATTCTACAGTACTTACTTACTTAAAAAATGCATTCTACAGTATACAGCTTCTTCAAAGCCTTCTAAGGATTGCAAagatttaacttttttaaaatttagggCGTATGACTCAGCTCCTTCATCAGTGACTGAGATGAAAATATTCCAGGGAACGGATGTGAATAACAACATTCAGTGATCCTGTGCAGCAGTTTCCAGCAGAAGATTCCTAGGAATAATGCAACTCTAGCAATGTAATCATTCTAACTGGCAGCAGTGAACTGCAATTAAGCACCTGTGACTGATCCCCCAAATACAAAGGGAGCTGGAATATAGACTCAAGTTTTATGATTTAAGGTCACAATCACCAAAATCCTTCAACTACAAATTTATACTTTAACCTGGAACAGGAGTAATAATTTTCTGGCTGCCTTCTGAAGTTTGTGGGGTCTGAAGGCTAATTTTTACTGTACACTCTTTATAAATCCAGTTCAtcaatgtaaaaatatttctaggcTTATAAAATCTGCCTCTCAATTATGCAAAGGCCCCTGGCATAACTACAGCTTTGGGACATGAAGGTGAATGAGAGTGACAGACATAAAGAGGATTTTGCTTCAGGGCTACAGCATGTAAcacattgcttttaaaatgcatattaaaAAGCTTcgaattaaaaaaaaggattataAGAGGGGCTTGGGGACTGAGATGAAAAACAGACCATTGGTTTGTATTGTCTCCTCCTGCTTTTGGAGGTCATAAGCTGGAATGCAGAGTCAATCCTGAATCTGATCTACTTCATCAAACCTTGTAGAACAAAGCAAGTTTCCAACCAAAGTTTTATGCCAGGTCTGTTTTAACCCAGGCTGTATGTGCGCTGTCTCTATCAGTGTTTGcattacagaatcacaggatggtttgggtgagaagggaccttcaagatcatcttgttccaacccttctgccaggagaagggacaccttccactagaccaggttgctcaaagccccatccagcctggacttGGACACTTACAGGGATAGATCATCCACAACTATGACTCTCCCTCTTTTTTGTAAGCTCTGTTTAGCTACTGGAAGGCTCctataaggtctccctggagctttttcttctccaaggcGAACAATCCCAACTCTTTCACCCTGTTTCCaaaggagaggtgctccagtcctctgGTTATCTTCCCATTCCTCATttgcatgcatgcatgcatgcatgtgtgtgtgtgtgcgcatATGTGTATATGTGCATGTGGGTATATATGGAGTGTTATAAATAAACTGTCACTTGGCATTTtgtcaccacagagaaataaacaaaaacccaaactcacAAGGCCAAAATTTCTAAACATTTGTAAGACTGCAATAAAACCCCCACTATAGAGAGGTGAGGCTGTTGGACTCAAAACCCatacaggtttttttcaattCCTACACCTGGGACCTATATTTGTCATTAATTGAACTTAACCCACAATAGATTTAAAATTCCAGATGTTTGAAATTCAcactgaaatctgaaattgTTAATGAAGTAGAGCTTAAAACCCCATGTCCTTCTTAAAAGATGTTTGGAAAAGGACTGAAACAATGTCCTTGGAAGCCAGTTGGAAAGACAAAAGTACAGTAAAACAATGGGGACCAATTTGGGtagagctgcttctgcagcagtgTGGGCTAATTCTCTAGAGAGGGAGTTTAAAGACTCACAACTGGCAGAGTTAAATGTAAGCATTGTTTCTCTAAGGGAACTGAAGAGTTTGATTGGAAGGAATGCAAATAGGCACTTGTGGGGATTCAAAGAAACTTGAGAAGttctttattttccacattGCAATGAGAAAATAGAGTTCAGCCACTCTTTTTACTTATAACCAAACCAAACCTATTCTTCAGGGAGCTTCAGAGTAAGCAGGCTGAGGATGTTATTAGATTCTGGAAAAGTGAGGTGTAGCATGGCATAATCATTTGTCTTCCGTGAGTTCTGGCCTGATAACCTGAGATTGTGCAACTCTTTCCTCAGAGATCCAGCTGTGAGGTGGCCCGCTATCAGATGGTTCAAATTTCAGACAATCCTTTAAGTTGCCAGGACTATGCTGGTGTTATGAATTAGCAGCCTGACGTCTGTGAGCTTTACTTTTGGCTCTTTTGTTTTCAAGTTTGTTTCTATTTGTCCTGATGCTACCTATATTCTTGGAAACCACAACATTGAGACCAAGTTTCAAGGATCCCAACTTCTATATAGTTTTTCTCTCTGAGCTTTTGTTTTGGCTAAATATTAGTTAACAAGTAACTAATAGTCATTATTTGCAAAATTCAGTCAAGTTCAATTTTTTCAAATAGATGGCTTTTTTCAATTTCTAGTGCTAGCTCTGCACATTCCCTACACCTTGAagaatggggatggggagaagAAAGTTGCCTTGTTTTCAGGCCCATGAATCATCAGCAGAAGGATTCATTACCTTCCAATGGTTGAAATCTTAACTTGGCATCTTAGCTTGGCACCTTAGCTATTTGTACTGGAATACGGAGCATGAAAGTCAAAGGCTTTTGTGACAGTGACTATTGGACAATAAATGTGAAACAGACCAGCTTGCAGCAGGATAATTGCAAGAAACCAGCTCctacaataatatttttaaagaaatgttttccaaattGTACCCTTCAGGATATGTGTCATCTGCCAGAAAAAACATTTGTACTACAACTAAAACTGTTTCCTGTCCCAGGTGAAGTGTTTTTTATAAGTAGTTGGAAAAACATACAGTGCTGTAAAACCTGGGGACAAGTAACTCCAGACCATGCTGAAGTTCTCAGGCTTGAAAACTTACTGGAATGTTACAGTTTAATacaaacagcaggagaaaaacccaaaccaaaataaagttTGCACAGGATCTCTGAAGATGTCTAGGAAATCTGAATGCCAAATTCCCATCAGATCTTAATCTCAAATTTCCCATCCCCTCAGGGCACCTGATCACAAGCCTTTGTGCATATCCTCAGTCAGATGTGCACTAGTATTGCCAAGCCACCTGGCTTGCTTCTAGCTCTAGGGCACCAGCACCAATACGAAGCAGGTATGCCAGCTGGCAGGACATGTAGAGCACTGAAATGTGGTAACTTTGGCAAGTACCCCAAGGTGACGAATGGATGTAATCCACACTGGAACCTCATTCTATTGATCTTAATGATACAGATCCTGACACCTACATATCCACTGGAAGCAAGATAATCTGATGGCTATATGAAGGCTCATGGAAGTGGTTGGGAACAGATTTTATCCTAATCTCTGGGTGACTGATTCTTATACTGCATGTAAGATTTCCAATATAAGGCTTTTGAAAACAATCATTTAGGTCTACAAATTTTACCTCTTAAGACAAAAGCATCAGAAAAGAGTAATAGAAACCCACTATAAGCTTATAGGTCCACATACTCCTACCACGAAAAAGATAAGACTTTATTTAGGtaataaaaatcagattaatgAATTACTTACAATGAGCCTCCTCTTGCCTTCAAAATAGTCCAGGAGGTTACTTGCTGATTTCCTAGGAGGCTGTAGGAAAGTCTTCTTGTTGAACTTGGGAAAATCCTCATTCTCAGTcctgcttcctttcttctttttattgcGGTCTTTGTCctgcttgctctttttttcagctttgacCTTCTTGGACTCCTTCTCACTCTTCTGCTGCTTGTCAGgtctgtccttcttcttcttcttctcagGTTTATCCATTCGGTCATGCTTCTttgattcttttcctttcttttgggGAGTATTTCCCACTGCAAACTGTTCCTCTAAATGGGAACTAGCAGGCTTGCTCGGGTCATATTTATCTTCATACTCATTACTGAGTATCTTTTCTTGGGTCTTCTTTTTTGGTGGTTTAGTCTTAGTTGGTTTGTGTTGCCCAGGTGTGACATTCAGGTCTCTGTGGTTAAAGTCCTTTCTGTCAGTTCTGTTATCTTTAAATCTACCCATGTTTGCCTTTGTATAGTGCACTGAGGGAGGTGTTGGGAGTTCTGTGAAACTGTCATAGCGGGCAGCCTTGTTTGGTTTCCGTGTGGCTGCCAGTTGTTTGTCTTGGTGGCCACGCTGCCGGTCCCTGCGGTTTGTTTTCCACACAGGAGAGTAGAAGTCCTCAGAGGCTGTGACTTGTGGCATGGTGGAATCAGGGGATACTGGCAGCCTGTGGTACTCTGTGGTGGAATGTGACTTCATGGTCCAGgtcctctgtgtgctggggagggatgtAGTAGTTGTTGTAGACCGGCTGGCTGTTTTCACTGCATGGGTGGTGGCACAAGTAGTTGTGGTGGTGGGAGAGAGGGTAGTGGTCCTTACTGTAGGCAGAGGAGTAGCCACTGTGGTTGTCATTGGTTTCCTCACTGTTTTGGTCCTTGTTAGCTGATTATTGTTCTTCCTTGGATCCTCCTTCCTTGCTGACACCTGCACATGTTCACTGACAGGAGTAGGCTGCATGGTGCCCCCATTATTGCCTTCCTCAACCACTTGCCCCTCCACCCCAGCTGCTTTGCACATCTGGATGAAACCCTTCTGCCTCATCTTCTCAATTTTCCTGATGGGGTTCTGATCAATGACTTCATACATGGCCTCTAGCCTGACTGGATAAGGATACCTTTCCTCCACTTGCAGGGTTTTCTTCAACAGTACCATGCCaaatttccctttctccagTTTCAGAAAGCTCATGAGCTTAGGGATGAGGGCAGGATCTAGTGGCTGttccaggatttttccttcaTTGGTTATCCTTCTaacttttcccccttcttccccttcttcaTGGAATAACACAATCTGCTGGATGTGCCTCTCAGCCAATTCACAGTAAACATCATTTTTCAGTAGGCTCATCATGAGCCGGTAGTAGCCCTCAGAGGCATGGGGGGCAGAAATGACCCACACCCGATTTTTCCCTGCAAAGCTGACCAGGATATTGGGAGAACCTGACCCTGACGGGAAACGTACCCCTCGTGACTGGGTGGCAGAGGATATCCCTTCATCCTTAATCATCTCAGACTTGGGGTATTTGGCTGCAGCTGTGAGTCTCTGTACCAATCTCATTCTGGTCCCTGTGCCACTGGCCTGGGAACGTGCTTCCCCTTGCAGAAGATTGGTGAGTGGCTTTGGAGGTGCTGAAGAATCCCTCTTGGCAACAGGGTGTCGAGGATTTGGGTTTGAATTCTTCAGGGATGCTCCAGACCTTCTCAGGAGGCTGCTTGAAGCCCTGTAAGGCAGGGGCACTTTCCTAACTCCATGGCTCCCCCTTTCCACTAGCCTCTCTGTCTTCTCAGAGCCACACACTAACcatgctgcccacagcagggctaAGCTGAGAGCTGGTCTCCAGTTCATTGTGCAATCTGTGTTATGGGGGcgggaggagaaggagaaaaattagaTGGTAACAGTATGATGATATCTTGCAAAAGTGATTAAAACTGCAAAGCACAGGCTGGTTATTTCTTGTGATTTTTAAGTGTTTGATTACACCTCAGTCCTTGCCCTAGCGGCTTTGTAAGTTTTACAGTTATTTTTGGGAAAAACACAGAATGGATCACTTTATGAAAAAATGAGATCATCCTTCTGTAACATGATACTGTCTATCTAAAACGACACTGTGATCTGCATTCTTGTCTCTCTCACACTCTCCTCGTTTCTCTCACACTCTCACTGTACACACATGCAAAGACATACAGAGGAAGGGTCCCATACAGAGAGCAGAAAGACAAGAATTTGACTTGAAACTTACACTCTCAGGGAAGTTCCCCTGCCAGAGACGAGTTCTCACgtctttttcctttaaaaggagATCAATGTCATACAGCTTTACTGTGATAAATTCAGTGATTTATCTTTGCACAGCACAACAGGTCGCAAAGCCTGTTGTGTGTCTTTTGactttcttcttcaccttcttgaCAGGCGGGACGAGGTTAGCAGAAATTTCCTTTGTGATCTCTGCTTCTCCATTTACCTGCAGGTCTGGATTTTTGCTGTACCGGTTACCCACAGAGGCAGGGATTTCATTGAAGAAAAGGGAACTTctggttgctccaagtccctcTCTTTTAAACTTCCCAAACCTTCTTCCCACTCCTTTCTTCTTCAGTCCCGTTTAGCTCCTTTGTTTCCAGAGAGGAAAGCACCAGCACTAATATattttccaggctgaagaaaatcacaggaatgtgatgctgaaaaaaaaaaggacgcttccctttcccctttctccaCGCTTTGACAAAAGCAAATTGTAAAACACTcgtctttttttcttcttggctgGCCGCGGTCCCAGAAATGTCAGGgcaaccccagccctgctccgaACCAGCCTCAGACAACGGTGGCCACTGGAAATGGGGGAAACTTCACTCAGGATTTAACAGCTCAGCAGAACCCGCCTCCTCCCCACTCTGACAtagggagggaggaggaggaaggctctGGGGGCTGAAACACTGCTCAGCATCACAGAGCACTTCAGAGAGGGTGACTCCAGCCTTAACTCTTTCCTTCACGCATCCCAGCTCTCTGGTGTTCTCCgacctctgctttttctttcctcccaccCAGCTGACACTGTCTGGATAAAAAAAGTATGTTTCTCCATCTGTCTCAATACAGCTCTAGTGTTtaagaattattattttaaacctcattatttctgcttcgtctttcccctttccttgttttttgttgctttccGGGAGTTTCTCAGTGAAATccaatttttcttcactttccaACCAGTTTCTCTTTCAGGTCCTCATGTATGTCAGTATATTATTTCCTCAAACATCATATGGGCATGACCATTtgttaatttttagttttttaagaGACCAGATTGTTTACTATTGTACTAAAATTAGAGTCATATCTATTTCCTATGAATATGCacaagcaatggaaaaaaaaagagagagagaaggtacaAAAATACCTACAGAGACAAGGGTAAAGGCAGGGTCATGTCCTTTGCTCTCCCTTCATGGTGTAAATGACACCATTCTATTGAGCTGAAGTAAACTGGCACAGCCTTGCTGGCAACACCTGGTCTTTAGCTGATTCACACTGGCTTCAGTATGACAAGCACCCTCAGTGTAAAACACTACTTAATCGTAGTTGATGGGTAACACCTAAAAATATCCAAGACCTTAATACTACTTTAACTGTTTTCcaagattttatttattgataGGGATGCTGTTACATGTCTGTGATAACACACTGGATTTGATCTATATTGTCTGGAGGTGAAGGTGGACCTTCTGCTTTCCTTGAAATtaatgtttcaaagaaaaaacttctcctttctttccatcttattttcttagttttggtttgttttttatttttttttttttttaagttttcaaatGCACCACATTTGTAGTGGTTTTGCTAATATGCattcattttgtgttttgtggcCAATGATTTGCcctggaggcaggagagaaTGCTGAATGTCTGTGCTCATATTAACATGAGGGCAAAAATTCTCAGCCTTTCCCAAAATTTCACATCCTAGATTCACTGGGAGGTAAGGCAACTGTACCTCTCACAAGAATCATAAAACCAGACTTCTGTGGAGTAAGGGTGGGTAACATTTTCCACTTAAATTATTGTCAAGCCTGCTGGTTTATTTAtcatgaaaagggaaaaatgtcaATAAAAATTACCTTGTTTCATGACATTTTAAACAgactgtaaataaaaatgaggTTTTCATTTCAATGTTTTATCTAGTTTCAttacaaagattttaaaaataagtgacCCTACAGTGCTGAAGCCAAGCATTTGATTTGGGGTAAATCAATTAAGAATTTTAAACTTCCTCAATTTTCTTAGTTTGGTAATAATTTGAAACCACACAGAGGCAAAACATCACTCATCTGCACAAGTCTAATAATGCCAAGGAAAATATGCTCAGTACatgactgcagagaaaagaaacagatttccAAATTAGCTTTGCTGTCTATCCTGTCTAATCATAGATATGCTGAAGAACTTCTGTGAGGACTTTGCTTTCCCAACCTGATTGAAGAAGTAGTATGCTACAAAATCTGCCTTAAGTATATCAAAGGGTGGCAGATCAGTGGATAGTACCTTTGTCCAAGGTGAGGAATAAACTTGAAATGACTGCTGGAAGTATTTGACATAAAAATTTCTtagaaagtaaataattttacagGCCAACAGGGGACTCCCAGTAAAGTAAACACATATTTTGGAGGGTCAGTGCTAGGTTttacagcaagaagaaaaaataaagatgtaaaACATTCATAAGATTCAGAACAATATACTTGAAAGGAGCTATTCTGTAAGAGACTTAAAGGTCACTGTATACAAGCCCCTGGAAATAGGCTTTTGGTGTGATATTGCAGCAAGGAGAAagcctgccagcagcccagTGAAAGTTGTAAAGTTACATGTAGTATCAATAATGTGATTTATGATGTACATATCAGGCTTTTCAAAAAGATtgcaaaagctttaaaaagtgGTGTGATAGCTGCATATGATCTTACTGAAAGGGAGGTGGGGAATTAACTATGTGGAAGGCACAGCCACACATTGTTCATTATTTTCTCATGCATATGCAGAAAAGAGACATCTgcaaataaattgctttttaattcaGCAGAGGAAGGCATAAGGATAACCAATGATTAGGAATTAAATCTTGCTAAATGCAGACTTGAAGTAATTGCAATTACTTGAAATTTTTACTAATTATCTTAGTTAACCCTGGGATAATTTGGTCAAGAATGTAGCTGTTTTCTCTGGCTTGGTCTTCAAATCAAGGCTTTAGGAGACCTTCTTGGCTGGACTGGAAGTAATCACAAAAGGATGGAGTGAACTCCCCCTGGACACCTCTACATGGGAAATCTGAGATCAAAATGACACCTGCCCCTAAAAAGTGCAGCTAACTAGAGGTTTATAGAAATGAATTTTGTAGCCCACTGAACTGAATTGAGCAGTTTGAGAAAAGTGGAATGCAGGTAAAAAACCTGTATCCTTTACGGTGCTTTTGATAAGGAACTGAAAGTTAATGCTATGCCCACAAAGGGAAATTATGTATCTGTTTAAGGATGACAGCCCTGCAAACTTTTTATACTCTTCTTTAGGTATCAGACTTAAATATGTGAACTGCGTCAAGAGGTGTGCACACACGTACACTATTTCAGCTGCTAGATAATTAAGAGGAATGTCAACTACCCCAAGAACTAGTATTCCTTCTCGGTCCTTCAAAACATGGAGAAATAAGATAGCAGTAAGAAGGAGACAGCCAGAGGGCCAGCTAAGAACTTTCCTTTAAGCAGACTTCAAGGCAATCCTCCAGAGAGTGTGGGAGAAACTGCTCCCAAGGAAGGTGAAAGGTGGCAAGAGGCTTAGGAAAACTGGCATCGTCTGCTTTGCACAGTGCTGTGAAGCTGGGAGCCAGATAAGCAGGTGTAGGCTCCCCTGCTGATGCCAGTGGGGGGTTATTAGAGTGGAGAGCACCAGAGCCTGAATCTTGTGAAGCCAGACATTGTTGATGCTCTAAGAAGGGCCAGGTTTCTTGAACCCTGCTGGGTCCTCACTTTCCTGAGGGGAAAGAGGCTATTATTAGTAATCTGACTGGGGTCATaacccagccagcagctggagaaataACAACTAGTTGTGTAAACAGGGGAACTGCACTTCAGCCCCCTGTATGTGAGCAGGAAAGGGAGTCAGTACAGGGAGGCTTGCAAATGCAGTGACCCATGATAAAAAGAGCAGTGCCTGGTTAGTCGATCAAGCTCCTAAAATAGAAAGGAGCTTTTGATAAATGACTGGACTCATTTGAatcttcactttttaaatatacatttttctgTGGAGTCCTCAAGAATGTTGCCTAGAAACAGGTGATGCAATATGACACtcaagctttaaaaataaatattacagaCCATAACATTAAATGTTTTGAACAAGGCTAAGCTTCCAAGGTACTGATAGGATTGCAGCCCCAA
Proteins encoded:
- the CCDC80 gene encoding coiled-coil domain-containing protein 80; protein product: MNWRPALSLALLWAAWLVCGSEKTERLVERGSHGVRKVPLPYRASSSLLRRSGASLKNSNPNPRHPVAKRDSSAPPKPLTNLLQGEARSQASGTGTRMRLVQRLTAAAKYPKSEMIKDEGISSATQSRGVRFPSGSGSPNILVSFAGKNRVWVISAPHASEGYYRLMMSLLKNDVYCELAERHIQQIVLFHEEGEEGGKVRRITNEGKILEQPLDPALIPKLMSFLKLEKGKFGMVLLKKTLQVEERYPYPVRLEAMYEVIDQNPIRKIEKMRQKGFIQMCKAAGVEGQVVEEGNNGGTMQPTPVSEHVQVSARKEDPRKNNNQLTRTKTVRKPMTTTVATPLPTVRTTTLSPTTTTTCATTHAVKTASRSTTTTTSLPSTQRTWTMKSHSTTEYHRLPVSPDSTMPQVTASEDFYSPVWKTNRRDRQRGHQDKQLAATRKPNKAARYDSFTELPTPPSVHYTKANMGRFKDNRTDRKDFNHRDLNVTPGQHKPTKTKPPKKKTQEKILSNEYEDKYDPSKPASSHLEEQFAVGNTPQKKGKESKKHDRMDKPEKKKKKDRPDKQQKSEKESKKVKAEKKSKQDKDRNKKKKGSRTENEDFPKFNKKTFLQPPRKSASNLLDYFEGKRRLILITTPKADNTMYVQQRDEYLESFCKMATRKISVITIFGTMNNSSMKIDHFQLDNEKPMKVIEDEDLVDQQLISELRKEYGMTYNDFFMVLTDTDMKVKQYYEVPIAMKSVFDLIDTFQSRIKDMERQKKEGIVCKEDKKQSLESFLSRFRWRRRLVVISAPSDEDWAYSQQLAALSGQACNFGLRHITILKLLGVGEDIGGVLELYPINGSSTVDREDIPANLVKDIRNYFQISPEYFSMLLVGKDGNVKSWYPSPMWSMAIVYDLIDSMQLRRQEMTIQQSLGMQCPDDEYGGYGYHSYHQGYQEGYQDDYRHHGSYHHGYPY